In Hominilimicola fabiformis, a genomic segment contains:
- a CDS encoding DnaJ domain-containing protein, producing MQKSFLSEIKEIPHTYTKINFDTSKIKNIDNIYEAYEIPRSEKIVAFIKSSIILAPLSLGGNIITDCAIYHHPSHDDWAEVNRVPFSELCRYVILQKNDMAEVVMVNSEEARIMRGDTVFGVNKAGIELIDFMKKMQSILIRKYTWAKEQNDNEYYEIVLVSAQGIKCGDLPEELDAALNELQKNKRLKKKIIFLRAEEKFRMSNQAEFKTFVSNIEDTAIRNMVENNIQTYIKSFISDLSNVEVEMNLEYLQKVHDNILNQNALSKDYNLILAYINIRLRNDEMYEDNILKDFDIGTRRNLDFFKGKYYNAQMKLVYEDIEEGITPPEECWDWTDSIGLTPLHYAIILNQTDVIVDFLRDKLWTISDDTDRLYDYSTVAFYLSVSYRQDICLLTTETLIKKKKYVDELKKECEDKRNQAKSIVDYTNKLQRELRIAYEERDYGAVQNLRVNIETLTEQSKNLREEIKDLQIEYNELEFEIKDELNDKINSVDLYIRELEKSDDEFVSLILAVFKNNELLYHILSDSTNDVLLYIYQSFLFVVPNDIRLNLMYYDNPFGEVKKNKQTKSEYKYSKRNTKSNSNNTNRYTCTLNVDRPYGSSWFSPQAHSDENILNAEYRKLAKQYHPDLCKQNDAKEIFQEITNEKNNILNNIG from the coding sequence ATGCAAAAATCATTTTTGTCTGAAATAAAAGAAATACCGCACACCTATACAAAAATAAATTTTGACACAAGTAAGATTAAAAATATAGATAATATATATGAGGCTTACGAAATTCCACGCAGTGAAAAAATTGTTGCATTTATTAAAAGTTCAATAATCTTAGCACCATTATCGTTAGGTGGTAACATTATTACGGACTGTGCTATTTATCACCATCCGAGTCATGATGATTGGGCAGAAGTAAATAGGGTACCGTTTTCGGAGTTATGTCGTTATGTTATATTGCAAAAAAATGATATGGCAGAAGTGGTAATGGTAAATTCCGAGGAAGCAAGAATTATGAGGGGAGATACTGTTTTCGGTGTCAATAAAGCAGGAATTGAACTTATTGATTTTATGAAAAAGATGCAGTCAATTCTCATAAGAAAATATACTTGGGCAAAAGAACAGAATGACAATGAATATTATGAAATTGTATTAGTGTCTGCACAAGGGATAAAATGTGGAGATTTGCCCGAAGAATTAGATGCAGCTTTAAATGAACTTCAAAAAAATAAAAGATTGAAGAAAAAAATAATATTTTTAAGAGCAGAGGAAAAATTCAGAATGTCAAATCAAGCTGAATTTAAGACATTTGTTTCTAATATAGAAGATACTGCTATTCGGAATATGGTTGAGAATAATATACAGACATATATAAAATCATTTATCAGTGATTTATCAAATGTTGAAGTGGAAATGAATTTAGAGTATTTACAAAAAGTACATGATAATATTCTAAATCAAAATGCATTATCAAAGGATTACAATTTGATTCTTGCATACATAAATATAAGGTTAAGAAATGATGAAATGTATGAAGATAATATTTTAAAGGACTTTGATATAGGAACAAGACGTAATCTTGATTTTTTCAAAGGAAAGTATTACAATGCTCAAATGAAACTTGTGTATGAGGATATTGAAGAAGGTATTACACCGCCTGAGGAATGTTGGGATTGGACAGACAGCATTGGCTTAACACCTTTACATTATGCAATTATTTTAAATCAAACGGATGTAATTGTAGATTTTTTAAGAGATAAATTATGGACGATAAGTGATGATACGGATAGATTGTATGATTATAGTACGGTAGCTTTTTATTTATCTGTGAGTTACAGACAAGACATTTGTTTACTGACAACAGAAACCTTGATAAAAAAGAAAAAATATGTTGACGAATTAAAGAAAGAGTGTGAAGATAAAAGAAATCAAGCAAAATCAATCGTGGACTACACCAACAAGTTACAAAGAGAACTTAGAATTGCTTATGAAGAAAGAGATTATGGGGCAGTACAAAATTTAAGAGTCAATATTGAAACTTTGACTGAACAGTCTAAAAATTTAAGAGAAGAAATAAAGGATTTGCAGATAGAATATAATGAATTAGAATTTGAAATAAAAGATGAATTGAACGATAAGATTAACAGTGTAGATTTGTATATTCGAGAGTTGGAAAAAAGTGATGATGAATTTGTTAGCTTAATATTAGCTGTTTTTAAGAACAACGAATTGTTATACCATATACTTAGTGACAGCACGAATGATGTATTGCTATATATTTATCAATCTTTTTTGTTTGTCGTACCGAATGATATAAGATTAAATTTAATGTACTATGATAATCCGTTTGGAGAAGTAAAGAAAAATAAGCAAACTAAATCTGAGTATAAATATTCTAAAAGGAATACCAAAAGCAATAGTAATAATACAAACAGATATACTTGTACATTAAATGTGGACAGACCTTATGGCAGTAGTTGGTTTTCTCCTCAAGCACATAGTGATGAAAATATATTGAATGCAGAGTATCGAAAACTTGCAAAACAATATCATCCTGACTTGTGTAAACAAAATGATGCAAAGGAAATATTTCAAGAAATTACAAATGAAAAAAATAATATATTAAATAATATAGGATAA